In Gemmata obscuriglobus, a single genomic region encodes these proteins:
- a CDS encoding SMI1/KNR4 family protein, whose amino-acid sequence MSYLFGHRRAQGVQSLEEVETWLGRPLPEPYRSFLAGTAVSFLAANGRTLVYGRTAVMERNDTHESRAYCPGHLMIGDNSGGVALVLSLADGQVHSVGMGAMTPDCFEPVAQSFAAWQAAGFLCAE is encoded by the coding sequence GTGAGCTATTTGTTCGGCCACCGGAGGGCGCAGGGCGTGCAGTCGCTGGAAGAGGTCGAGACATGGCTCGGGCGACCGCTGCCGGAGCCGTACCGTTCCTTCCTAGCGGGCACCGCCGTGTCGTTCCTCGCGGCCAATGGGCGGACGCTGGTGTACGGTCGCACCGCCGTGATGGAGCGGAATGACACCCACGAGTCGCGGGCGTACTGCCCAGGGCACCTGATGATCGGCGACAACAGCGGCGGGGTCGCGCTCGTGCTGTCGCTCGCGGACGGGCAGGTCCACAGCGTCGGCATGGGGGCAATGACGCCGGACTGCTTTGAGCCAGTAGCCCAGAGCTTTGCGGCGTGGCAGGCCGCGGGTTTCCTGTGCGCGGAGTAA